CTTATGTGGGGGCATTTGTAAGAACTGAAGACACCCCGCCTATGTCCACAGAGTTGCTGTGCTCTAGGGTGggggcttcactttcacttttcgctttcacgattggagaaggaaatggcaacccactccagtgttcttgcctggagaatcccagggacggaagagcctggtggactgccgtctatggggtcgcacagagtcggacacgactaaagtgacttagcagcagcagtagcagcagcagggtgggggctgggagttTGCATTTTGGGGAAACccaaggaccacactttgagagtcATCACACAGTATCTGGTAGATGTGCAATCACAGAGGAGCTATGTTCCTGGTCCTGCCAGTTCCAGAATGCACCAGGCACAGTGCTCAACCAGGACTACCAAAGACAGGCCCACAGGCAATCCACTGGACGGGGGGAGAAGAGATAAATGTAAGTGCTGTTATTATTTCTTCATGTCTATTTAGCACACtctgtgtgatatatatatatatatacactttttttttttttatgccacACTATatgaacttccctgaccagggatcgaacctgtgcctctgcattagaagcatggagtcttaaccactggaccaccagggaaattataCATAGTTTAGTACacatatgttgggcttccctagtggctcagatagtaagaatccgcctgccaatgcaggagacacaggttggatccctgggctgggaagatccctggagaaagaaatggcaacccagtccagtattcttgtttaagagaatcccacggacaggaggagcctggcagtctacagtccatggggttgcaaacagtgggacacaacttatCTACTAAACACAACAACAAAGCCTCTGACAAGGCAGGCCAAGGCCTCTGATCTGGTTTGGGGACCAGATAAACTAAGACTCAAGCCAGACCTGTGCTAATGGAGTCAGCGGTCCCCATCTGCCTGGGTCCAAAATCTTAGAGCCGAGGTTGACCCTGAAGCCcagactttcctttcttttttaagtttttatttatttatttatgtatttacttattcttCGTTGCtttgctcgggctttctctagttgctacaAGCTGGGGCTGCTCTTCCCTGTagcacacgggcttctcattgtggtgctctctctcgttgtggagcacgggctccaggcacccaggctcagcagttgtggtgcaggggctttgttgctccctggcatgtgggatcttcctggaccagggatcaaacttgtgtcctctgcactggcaggcacattcttatcCACTGAAACTTTCACAGGCAGCAGCAATGCTCCTGCACTGTCTGGCGGTGGGAGTGCACCCCCAGCAACATCTACAGGAGCCCTCCCCGCCTCCCAGGGGATCAGGCGCAACATCAGGCAGTGACAGCACAGAGCATCCTGGGAACAAAGCACAGCCTGCTGGCTCCAGACCCCCCACCTCTAGAGCAGCCCCCTGAGAACCTCCTGCACAGACTCTCAATGGGGAGAACGTGCCCCAAGCGGCTCACAGGGGACACCTCTCAGGGTCTGAGGCCTAAAGGAAGCCATCTCCAGTGGGGCTATGCCGGGAGATTCAGGAAGCGCCTCTGCCACCGCTGGCTCAGGTCCTCAATCGTGTCCCGGAGCATCCGTGTCCAGTCATCGCCCTTCCGCATTGGGGTGTAGCGTGCCTCCTTGTGCTCCAGGGCGAGGATCTCTGCTGGGGTGTCCAGGGTCAGCCTGGCAGCCCGCACAGCCTCCGGGAACTTGGCTGCAGAGGCGGGAGCCAGACAACAGCGGGGAGGGCTGGGGTAAGTGGGGGAGGTGAAAACAGGGGGTGGAAGATAATAGATAGTGGGGCAGGTACCGGAAGAAGGTGAGGCGAGAGAAGAAGGAACAGGGGAAGGTTAGAGGTAGGGtggagagagacaggaaaaaaacagGTTTGGTCCCTTGAATTCATCTCTGCAATGACTCTGCTAGCCAACTGCTCCTCCTTTTTGGGGTTCAAGCTCCCTCTTCTGGGACCACAGTCTCAGCACACACCTTCACTCAGCACCCACTATGCTCATAAAACCcatttgtgggacttccctggtggaccagtggttgagactctgtgcttctactgcagagagcctgagttcaatccctagtcggggaactaagttCTCACATGCCATGTGGGGCACCCCTCCTCCCAAAAAAAGCAAGTTGCTCACATTCCTGTGCCCCCTGCTTGGGGAAAAGGATGGGCCCAGAGAGGTCCGAAGGGGTCCCCCCTCCCTGAAACTCAGGCGCCCACCACCAGTACCTGGGCTGCTGCCTGTCCACCCGCTGGTAATGGCAGCTCACGGCCACAGCCGAGTGCGGGCATAACAGGTACTGGTTCTCCTGCCAGCAGCGGCCCATCGTCTGGGTGATGGCCTCATCCGACACCGATTGAGAGCTTACTGCCTCCAAAAGCTGAGGGGAAGTGGGGAAGAGGTGACCAAAAACCCACCACCCAGTACAACCATCTGGGTACACATTAGAAACTCAAATGAAATGGCTCAGATTCAGCTCAGATAAAAAGCTAGTTTCCCATGTTTCCCAGTTTTAAACAGATTCACTCAAGTTAGAGGAAGCACATGTTTGAGTTTCAGGTCAATACATTTAGTTAGAATTTGGCTCTGGATCAGCAAAATAGAACATATGCTTGCTCAGCAACCAAAGGAAACACAGGCTAAGGGCACTCAAGCATTCCTAGCGCTTTGCTGTTAGTGCGCCCCCTCCCTGTAGGTGTGGGAATAGCTTCCCATTGGTTTCCACCCAGATCTCCAGCTTTCCTTTAGGAAAATTGCCCACTACCTCAGAAAAAGGAAGACTCCCTTTTCAGTGCTCCCTCAGCGTAGATGGTTTATTTGATCATTCTCTAGAAATGCACTGCATGTGCCAAAAACCATGAATATAATCAACTTCAATCAACAAAGAccatgttgctgctgtttagttgctaagtcttgtccgactctttgtgaccccatggactgtagcccgccaggctcctcagtccatgggatttcccaggcaagaatcctggagtgggttgccattcccttctccaggggatttacccaacccagggatagaacccatgtctcctgcattggcaggtggattctttaccactgcgccacctgggaagcccaatagaaacCACAGGTTATTATAAATTGTTtagacatcttcctgacccattaTGGTTCACAGCAGACAATGagtatgtttgttttatttatatttgaatctCTAGCACCAAGCACAGTTCCTGGCTCATGGTCAATAAgtaacatgaatgaatgaatgaacaaatgaatgaatgttgttTCAGCAGATGGAGTAACTTCTACATGTACAGCCAGGGAGAGAATGAAGAACCACGGGATATGGTGTCTGTCTTCACATAGCATCTCATTTACATGAGGAGAAGGAATATCAAAACAAACCATTGAATAAGCTGAACTTTAGTTGTATTATGGTCTTCATAGTCGTGTTCCCACCAAATTTATATGTTAAAGCCCTAAACCCAATATGATGGTATTTGTAGGTGAggctttgggaagtaattaggtcatgagggtggagccttcatgaatggaattagtaTCTTTATTAGTGTCTCATATTCCCCCGTATGAGGATACAAGAAGGCGGCCTACTACCTCCCAGAAGGGGGCCCTCACTAGAATCCAACCTTGACCTTGATGCTAGCACCTTGACCTCGGTCCTCCAGTCCCTGgaattgtgagaaatacatttgtaTTGTTTATAAGTcaccagtctgtggtactttgttatagcagtccaAACTGATTAAAACAGGTTGCATTGAAGAAGCatagggagacttccctggtggtccagtggttaagactcctggATTCCAATGCAGCGTGGGGGCAGAGTTGATCGCTGGTGGGGAACCACAggccatggccaaaaaaaaagagaggaaaagaagcaCAGATTCCAGAAGACAAATTCCACACCAGTCTGTATGAGTGACTGAGCCCACAGAACTGTATCTAGTTCTGGAAACAACTCTTTAATATGGACACTAACCACTCAAAATTATGCCATGTAATTTACACTATGTAGCTAAAAGAACCAGGAAGGCTTAGCAGGTAAAGGAAGATTCTCTTCAAGTATGGGAATCAGCTCACCAGTACACAGGCTAGAAGGAACAGATTCTGGCTTGACATAAAGAACTTTGTAATGACTACAGCTGATGTGAGGTAGTAAGGTCCTTGTTGTTGGAAGTATACACAGTCTGGATGACCAATTGGTAGGAATGTGGTAGAAAAAATTATAGTCAAATTCAATATATGAAATCCTTTTTTGATATTAAATAAGTTTCCATCACCAggttacattaaaataaaagcaatcctTCCCTAGAGGGCTTCCTAgtagttcagacggtaaagcatccgcctgcaatgcaggagacctgggttcaatccctgggtcaggaagatcccctggagacagaaatggcaacccactccagtattcttgcctggagaatcccatggatagaggagactggagggctacagtccatggggtcgcaaagagttggacacaactgagcaactgagccctaGACTCCTATCCATTTGGAGACAAAATTTctccttattctttatttttttaatttaattttttggcagtgctgtgacttgcaggatctgagttccctgaccagggatcaaacttaggtcccctgcagtgcaagcacagagccccaaccactggactgccaagaaacTCCctctccttattttttttaaaaaagttaattgaaCAATAGTCTCTGCACATACTGGATAGAGAAAGTGGCTTCCAGTTGTTATTATTGGAAATCAACaacaataatgaataaaataatgatagtTAATATATTAAGCCCTATATTGCCAGGCAGTATACAAAGCGCTTGATGGACTTAAATCTTCAACAATGCCATGAGGCAGGCATTCTcatgattcccattttacagatgaggagattgaGGCACAGAGTTTAAGAAACTAACCCAAGGTCTCATAACTGGCTTGGATTTACATGCATCTAACTCTAAACCAATAACCTCTAAACCAACCACCTCTCcccattcaaaaaataaatcctCATAAACTCCAGAAGTGTGAGGCTCATAGCAGGTACTCAAAAAAATACCCAAGCATCTCCTCTCCTTGAAAAGATTTTCAAACCCCAGTTCTGGTCTCGTGGCTGTACCCTTTCCTTTTTCCATGGTGTGTGAGTGGTAACTGACCTTGCTGTGCAGCTCCTTGGGTAGACTCACACTTTTTGTCCTTTCAAACTGCTCCATGAGGGCTCTTATCACCTGGCTGTCAGAGCCAGACAGCAGCCAGAAGATCCTCTCCATGTTGTAGGGAACCTGAGCAGAGAGGCAGGGTCCCAGGGGTCATGCTGACCTCAGCCCTTGTCCACCTCCATCCAACCAACACCTGGGGCAGACCTGCACACACATCCCACCTGAATGTCCATGGCTGACGCCAAGGTTGGCTTGACCGCTTTGGACAGAGAGAAGTCTCCCCATTGGACCGTCCTGTGGATGATGTCATTGCTGTTCACTGCCACGACCAGGTGAATGGGCAGCCCCATCTTCTGAGCGATGCACCCAGCTTATGAGAGGAGAACAATGGTTTcttagacatgacaccaaaatcacagacaacaaaagaaaaaatagatgaattGAACATCATCAAATTAAGAAGCTTTTGTGCTTTTTGAAGCTTTCAtgcttcaaaggacactatcaataCATCATTATCAATTTATCACTATAAAAAGGCTACCCACAGAATAGGAAAAACCATTTGCAAATCGTATATCTGATAAGAGACTTGAaccaagaatatataaagaactcttgctgctgctgctaagtcgcttcagtcgtgtccgactctgtgcgaccccatagacggcagcccattaaaatacaaataatccaattaaaaaataggcaaaggacttgtgtagacatttctccaaaaaagatatacaaatagccaagggacatatgaaaagatactcaacatcattgttgctgttgtttagtcactaagtggtatccaactcttttgcaacatttgtaacccaccaggctcctctgtccatgggatttttcaggtgagaatactggagtggggtgccatttcctcctccagggatctttctgacccagagattggcaggtggattctttcccactgagccaccaaggaagcccactcaacatcattagtcatcaggaaaacaCAAACCCAAATCACAATGATACACCACTTCATACCTACTCGGATGGTTAGAATCAAGAAGACAGATGATAACAAGTCTTggtcaggatgtggagaaattggaacccccatatactgttagtgggaatggaAAATagcacagtcactttggaaacctgtccagcagttcctcaaaaagttaagcaCAGAGCTCCAGTACGACCCAGAAATCCACTCCTAGTTTGTATATACTCAAGATAACTGAGAACAGAGCCACACAAGCACATACACaaacattcacagcagcattattcataactaAAAACCGAAGCAATCCAAATGACCATTAACTCTTAAATgtgtaaacaaaatgtgatacatCGATACAATAAAATAGtattcagccatataaaggaataAAGTACTAACACGTGCTACAGtatggatgagccttgaaaatgtcatgctaagtgaaaggaaGCTAGAcataaaaggccacatattggatgattccatttacataaaatgtccagaataggaaaaTCTATGGAGATGAAATAGATGAGTGACTGCCTAaagctgggagagaggagggaaatgACTGCTTCATGGGAACAGGGCTTCCTcttagggtgatgaaaatgctctaaaacattatggtgatggttgcacaaatcTGTGTGCACTAAAAATTATTAAGCTGAATACTTTAAacgggtgaattgtatggtatgtgaatcatAGAGCAATAAAGCTGctaccagaaaacaaaaaaggaggaaagagtaGGAGGGGGTTACTGTGCCCTGATGCTGTTCTCTATGCCAAACCCTGCCCCCACCAGGTACCGACACACACCATTTGCAGAAGAGAAAATGGAGATTCTGAGAAGTTGAAATGACCCACCCAAAGCCTgctttgggcctccctggtggctcggatggtaaagaatctgcctgtaattcaagagacccaggttcaatccctgggtcgggaagatgccctggagaagggaacggcaacccatttcagtattcttgcctgtagaatcccacggacagaagagtcttgcgggctacagcctatggggtcgcaaagagtcggacacgactgagctactaatacTCGTAGTTTCAGAGCCTGCTAAGTGGCAGAGTGAGGATGTGAACTTAAGAGGTCTGTCTAAGTCTGGAGCACACGCTGAGTCCCCAGATGAAGAACCAGTGCTTTCAGGCTGAGTCTCCTGGAAAGGGGCCGAGGGAGGACGGGGCAGCAGCCACTGTCCACCTGACAGCAGCTCCTGTTTGcatgaaacaaataaaatgccTCACCCCCAGAGATGGAGAGCCCAGAAAGGTAACGTAGTTTAGGAAGGTCCCTATTCCCATGAATAGTTTATCTCTATGAGTAAGTAAAAGGAGTAAGGGATACTCACACCACCCAATGTCACTCAATTTTGCAAAGCACTTTCACAGTCTTATTTCATGGGATCCTCAGTAAATGCCATGATATCCTTATATGACAGGGGAAGAATGGAGGCTTAGGAGGTCCAGGGGCTTAAAGTCAAGCAGCTAGTTCCTGATGGAGCAGGGCTAGATCAGAGATCCCTCTGCAAACGTTgcttttgtgccaggcactgtggcagATACAGGGCACAGGCAGGTGGTACCATTCCCTGGGGGGTGATGCAAATGGGCAGTGTGGTGGGCTTCACTCCACGGACGGGGAAGAAGTCTGAGCCGTCATTGTCTAACAGCCAGCTCATTTTTTCCATCCCTGTGTTAGCTGAAGTCACAAAGACTCCTGCGCACTAAGATGCTTTCATGGTCTCACCTAAGCCAACCTGGGCACCCATCAGAAGCGATGCCACTAACAGAACCATCAGAAAAAGGTCACGTCCATCAAGAGGCAGCCTCATAAGTTCAAAAAGGCAAAGACTCTGAAGCCAGCTTGCCTGGGTCACCATCCTGGCCCTGGGACTGACCAGTGCATAAACAAGTACAGGCTGTCCAAGGACTTCTCTGTGCCACAGCCTCCTCAttgtaaaatgaaattaacaGTATTGTGCCCCTCATAGGCccatgtgaggattaaatgaattaatatgagGGAAGCATTCAGAGCACTGCCTGACACATAGTCAGTGCTTGATCAACATTCCTATAAATTATTACAGGAAATGATTTTCATGCCACGCAGCTTTATAGCACTCGACCTTCACAAAgttcacatacacacagaatCTAATTTGCACCTCACGCTCGTCCTGAGAGATATGATAAGTGGTCCAACCTCCCTTTGATAGCCGAGGAGCTGAACCTAAGGGACAGCCATTCAGCTAGTAAAGGACAGAACTGGAGCCAGAAGCCCAAGTCCAGGACTCTTTCCACATCACACGGTCTCTGAGGAGAACACACTGTGCCAGGTGAGCCCTTATCCTCAGAGCAGGGAGCTGGCCAGGGCTGGGAGGAAAGTCCACGTTCCTGGCAGAGGGCTCTGCCATCCAGGAACAGCAGCTGAACCTTCACCTCATCTCCCCACACTCTGCTGAGCGACACATCAGATCAGGCGGCCGAGCACACTGGGGTTAACCCATTACTCTCCCCCTGTGGCAAAAGGCCGGGATGTCCTCCCAGGAAGTCAGGGGGACATTTTCTGGAAGGTTCTTTGTGTAGTTCCCCATCACCTAGGACCCAacctgggcttccgtggtggctcagtgataaagaatccacctcccaatgtaggagaccgaggttcaatcccgggatcgagaagatcccctggagaaggaaatggcaacccactccagtattcttgcctgggaaatcccatggacagaggagcctggtgggctacagtccttggagttgcaaagagttgaacgtgactaaGTGACGAAACAACAAAGGACCCAACCCATGTTATAGCTGAAGTGGGGCTGGGAGGACAAGGACCACAGGCATTTTTCTGGAAAGCCCATTTCTGTCCAGGGGTCTCTTCACCTGCAAGGTTACCGGCAGCTCCCGTTGGCACAACCACCTCCACGGGGGGCAGGGGGTGCATGTCTAAGGATGGCGCACACTGGAAGTAAGCAAAGAAGTGGTGGGCTATTTGCACGAGGACCCGGGACCAGTTGATTGAATTCAGACTCATTAGGTTGTGCTTCTTGACAAAGGCCACGTCGGCAAACACCGTCTTGATGGGCTCATCCAGCTCATCGCTGTTACCCTCCACTgtcaggggagagaggagaaggagctGTCAGGAGCACAGAGAACCCCCAGATGGTCAGCATGTGCCCACACAGCCTTTCAGACTGAGCCCATCGCACCAGGACCTTCACTCAACCTATGGCTCATATCCTTGTGGTCACATTTCCAATGTTTCTACCATTATCTAAAATTAGATATTAAATGTCAACCTTCTGGGACACTGGGGGAAGAATTCCTCTTTGTAGTCCAGGTCCTCTTCCCCAGGCTCTGGGAACAAGGACAGGATAGTTTATCAGGTTGTAAGATGGTGACAGGCTGAGCTTTACTCCATGGTTCTCCATCAGGGGCTGAGGGGAAAGAGTTGCTCTTTCTGTGGGGTCTGCCCTTGTTCCCTCATTTAGATCAAAGGGTGGAGGTTCTACCCTCGGCTCCTACGTGGCAGGGAAGCTGGTATGGGCAGGATTTCTCCTTAAGCTGGGTGTGTGTGCACTTTAATTTATGGATAAATTAATTGGGTAATTGTTGGGCAAATCAGTGCCTAGTCCAAGTTGCACCCCTCAACCCAGCCCAACCAGCAATCAAGCCAACATTAATCTCTTATCTAAAACCTGGGTCTATTTCTCCATTGAATCCAAACTTGGAGGCCAGAGGGGGATAAGATTATTGGAGGTAAATGCCAGAGTAGGCGTGGAGGTTACCATTCATTTCCCCTTTCATTATGTAGTAGCACTGAGACTGCAGGACTAACTCCAGATCCATGTTACAAGGGGGATATTTGCTGGGGTTCAAGGAAAAGATTCACTGCTTTCAAGAGACAGCCAAAGGAAGAGAGACTTGGTTACCTTCAGTAATCATCATGAACCACAAAAAGCTTGAGAATTGGGGAAGATGGAACCAAGAATACTTGGCTCCCAGAAGGCAGTGAAACAACCAATCAGAAGCCCGTTCCATTTCTAGACTTACAGGTACATGAGCTGGAAACTATCCCTGTTCAAGTCAGTCTGAGTTAGGTTTTCTGttatttccaggcaaaaacaacccaaataatATATAACTAGCATTGGCTGATTATCCTGTGCTTAAGAAGAATTGAGTATATAATGTACAATGGATATTAATGACTTCAGAAAACATCAGTGTCTAAGACACAACAATCCAGGTTGACCCATCTCTGCTCTGTGAGCTCCCTAGTCCAGGGAAAACACACACCCACTGCTAGCTCCTGAACTAACACATATCCTCCTGGAAACCAAgtcagaaaattccagaaaggaaaggaagaacttGAACAGTactgttttgaaataaaaactaatttatgCACATTTATGACATACGGTATTCATCACCATCCACATGTCCGCGACATTTTCCTAATGTGCACTGTTCTCCAACTCATGATCAGGAATGATGCTTCTATTCATGCCCTTATATAAAAGCCTTCCAACATCTGTATACAAGGAGAGAAGGCTGCAGGTCCAGTACGGAGGCACAAAAAGCTATTCTCTGATCTGATTCTAGGCAAAGACAGTTGTAGATCCATAAATAGCAATTCTGGTGCTTAGGGTTTAACAAAAACCCTTAGGAACCTGAATCTCGTGCATTAAAATCTTGCCATGACTGCAAGAAAATGTAGTCAGAtgctctgctcagtcatgtccaactctttttcaaccccatggactgcagcctgccagactcctctatctatggaatcttccaggcaagaatgctggactgggatgccatttcctattccagtggatcttcccaatccagggaccaaacccgcatctcttgtatcttctgcactggcaggtggattctttaccaatagtgccacctgggaagcccaatatgtggCCAGATATGGGCAATGAATTACCAAGGTTAATTCTGCCAACACTTGCCTTAGCTAAACTTTTCACTGAATGTACATGGGTTTGCTAGTAGAAGAGGCTTTTTGTTTGCTCTTGAACAAACAGACAAAGAATACTCACGCTACTCCCCTGGGTAACAGTTGTTTTCACTGTGTTTTTGGTCCTTGACAAAATTGGTGTTATATAAAACATCATCTATGGGATTATAACAGGAGGCCAGGCCAGCTATAGAAGGAGGGTTTTCTGCTACCACATTTGTTGTCCTGCTAAGTGAGTGACCAAACCAAGTCAGGCTACCTAGACAGCTTGCTCCAGGCCACAGAGCATAAAACTTCACCAAGATCCCTATTGCTCATTTTCCTGTCCCTTCCTTGGGGCTCCCTGGGGTGCAGTGGGGTGTGACAGgtagaaataaaaaagtatacaagtgtatgttagttgctcagtcagatCCAGctctttggaatcccatggactgtagctggccagactcctctgtacatggaattttccaggcaagaatactggagtgggttgccattcccttcttcaggggatcttcccaattaagggattgaacctgggtcttccacatggcaggcagattcttaactgtctcaaccactagggaagcccacaataaAAAGTATGGCTCCACTCAAACTCACCCTGCCTTCCTACACTCTTGGGCTTCATAATGATTAAATGCGCTCAGAATAGATGGCCagacattaagattttttttgcctttctgcaaGCATAAAATGCTATGATTCATGATGCAGCTCAGGAAGTAGGAGTCACGAGCCATAGGTACCGCTGAGTAGCTTCCTATTTTAAATACTTAGACCTGCTAACCAAATGCATTAGTTGATTCAACACTGCAAGGGAGGGTGTTAGCTGCCAACATGTAACAGCACATTCTCTCAGTGGGCAATGTGTTTTTGCCCTCTGAACTTCAGTGCCCTGGAAAAAAATCCAAGTCATCTGGCTCAGGCTATGGCTCTGGGTGGCTGCCTTGCAGACATGGCAC
This window of the Bubalus bubalis isolate 160015118507 breed Murrah chromosome 12, NDDB_SH_1, whole genome shotgun sequence genome carries:
- the THNSL2 gene encoding threonine synthase-like 2 isoform X4 encodes the protein MWYVSTRGMAPRIDFEEALFSGYAPDGGLYMPEELPQLGRETLHEWSTLSYPSLVKELCSLFIGPELIPRDDLNGTSGDTGSAAIESVQGAKNVDIIVLLPKGHCTKIQELQMTTVRRENVHVFGVEGNSDELDEPIKTVFADVAFVKKHNLMSLNSINWSRVLVQIAHHFFAYFQCAPSLDMHPLPPVEVVVPTGAAGNLAAGCIAQKMGLPIHLVVAVNSNDIIHRTVQWGDFSLSKAVKPTLASAMDIQVPYNMERIFWLLSGSDSQVIRALMEQFERTKSVSLPKELHSKLLEAVSSQSVSDEAITQTMGRCWQENQYLLCPHSAVAVSCHYQRVDRQQPSPPRCCLAPASAAKFPEAVRAARLTLDTPAEILALEHKEARYTPMRKGDDWTRMLRDTIEDLSQRWQRRFLNLPA
- the THNSL2 gene encoding threonine synthase-like 2 isoform X2 codes for the protein MRPCSSSDPKPGCCPPSPALKTGAWHSHCARSASRAGLCRFRSLGPDLIDRAFSRFRHREVVHLSRLRNGLNVLELWHGVTYAFKDLSLCCTAQFLQYFLEKRKRHITVVVGTSGDTGSAAIESVQGAKNVDIIVLLPKGHCTKIQELQMTTVRRENVHVFGVEGNSDELDEPIKTVFADVAFVKKHNLMSLNSINWSRVLVQIAHHFFAYFQCAPSLDMHPLPPVEVVVPTGAAGNLAAGCIAQKMGLPIHLVVAVNSNDIIHRTVQWGDFSLSKAVKPTLASAMDIQVPYNMERIFWLLSGSDSQVIRALMEQFERTKSVSLPKELHSKLLEAVSSQSVSDEAITQTMGRCWQENQYLLCPHSAVAVSCHYQRVDRQQPSPPRCCLAPASAAKFPEAVRAARLTLDTPAEILALEHKEARYTPMRKGDDWTRMLRDTIEDLSQRWQRRFLNLPA
- the THNSL2 gene encoding threonine synthase-like 2 isoform X5, translating into MWYVSTRGMAPRIDFEEALFSGYAPDGGLYMPEELPQLGRETLHEWSTLSYPSLVKELCSLFIGPELIPRDDLNDLIDRAFSRFRHREVVHLSRLRNGLNVLELWHGVTYAFKDLSLCCTAQFLQYFLEKRKRHITVVVGTSGDTGSAAIESVQGAKNVDIIVLLPKGHCTKIQELQMTTVRRENVHVFGAGCIAQKMGLPIHLVVAVNSNDIIHRTVQWGDFSLSKAVKPTLASAMDIQVPYNMERIFWLLSGSDSQVIRALMEQFERTKSVSLPKELHSKLLEAVSSQSVSDEAITQTMGRCWQENQYLLCPHSAVAVSCHYQRVDRQQPSPPRCCLAPASAAKFPEAVRAARLTLDTPAEILALEHKEARYTPMRKGDDWTRMLRDTIEDLSQRWQRRFLNLPA
- the THNSL2 gene encoding threonine synthase-like 2 isoform X1, with the protein product MWYVSTRGMAPRIDFEEALFSGYAPDGGLYMPEELPQLGRETLHEWSTLSYPSLVKELCSLFIGPELIPRDDLNDLIDRAFSRFRHREVVHLSRLRNGLNVLELWHGVTYAFKDLSLCCTAQFLQYFLEKRKRHITVVVGTSGDTGSAAIESVQGAKNVDIIVLLPKGHCTKIQELQMTTVRRENVHVFGVEGNSDELDEPIKTVFADVAFVKKHNLMSLNSINWSRVLVQIAHHFFAYFQCAPSLDMHPLPPVEVVVPTGAAGNLAAGCIAQKMGLPIHLVVAVNSNDIIHRTVQWGDFSLSKAVKPTLASAMDIQVPYNMERIFWLLSGSDSQVIRALMEQFERTKSVSLPKELHSKLLEAVSSQSVSDEAITQTMGRCWQENQYLLCPHSAVAVSCHYQRVDRQQPSPPRCCLAPASAAKFPEAVRAARLTLDTPAEILALEHKEARYTPMRKGDDWTRMLRDTIEDLSQRWQRRFLNLPA
- the THNSL2 gene encoding threonine synthase-like 2 isoform X3, producing MWYVSTRGMAPRIDFEEALFSGYAPDGGLYMPEELPQLGRETLHEWSTLSYPSLVKELCSLFIGPELIPRDDLNDLIDRAFSRFRHREVVHLSRLRNGLNVLELWHGVTYAFKDLSLCCTAQFLQYFLEKRKRHITVVVGTSGDTGSAAIESVQGAKNVDIIVLLPKGHCTKIQELQMTTVRRENVHVFGVEGNSDELDEPIKTVFADVAFVKKHNLMSLNSINWSRVLVQIAHHFFAYFQCAPSLDMHPLPPVEVVVPTGAAGNLAAGCIAQKMGLPIHLVVAVNSNDIIHRTVQWGDFSLSKAVKPTLASAMDIQVPYNMERIFWLLSGSDSQVIRALMEQFERTKSVSLPKELHSKLLEAVSSQSVSDEAITQTMGRCWQENQYLLCPHSAVAVSCHYQRVDRQQPSQVPGGCAGCQADPGHPSRDPRPGAQGGTLHPNAEGR